From Streptomyces sp. NBC_01754, a single genomic window includes:
- a CDS encoding DUF4126 domain-containing protein translates to MSVLPLVFTSGWASGINAYAVILLLGLFGATGLADDVPDALQRPDVLVVAGVLFLCEAAADKIPYVDSAWDTVHTVVRPVAGAVVAALLAGESGSLPELAAGAVGGTTALISHLVKAGTRMAVNTSPEPFSNIGVSIAEDLGVAGLLTFAVFHPVAAAVIAGSLLVLGIVAVLFLASRIRRFLRRRAERRAEKRPAGTGGHPPLP, encoded by the coding sequence GTGTCCGTACTCCCCCTGGTGTTCACGAGCGGCTGGGCGAGCGGGATCAACGCCTATGCGGTGATCCTGCTGCTCGGCCTCTTCGGAGCGACCGGTCTCGCCGACGACGTGCCCGACGCACTGCAACGCCCCGATGTGCTGGTGGTCGCCGGGGTGCTCTTCCTGTGCGAGGCGGCCGCCGACAAGATCCCGTACGTGGACTCGGCCTGGGACACCGTGCACACGGTGGTACGCCCGGTGGCCGGGGCCGTCGTCGCCGCCCTGCTCGCCGGCGAGAGCGGCTCGCTGCCGGAACTGGCGGCGGGCGCGGTGGGCGGCACCACCGCGCTGATCAGCCACCTGGTCAAGGCCGGCACCAGGATGGCCGTCAACACCTCGCCGGAGCCCTTCAGCAACATCGGGGTCAGCATCGCGGAGGATCTCGGCGTCGCCGGGCTCCTCACCTTCGCCGTCTTCCACCCGGTGGCGGCCGCGGTCATCGCCGGGAGCCTGCTGGTCCTCGGCATCGTCGCCGTCCTCTTCCTGGCCTCCCGCATCCGCCGGTTCCTGCGCCGCAGGGCCGAACGGCGGGCGGAGAAACGGCCCGCCGGAACCGGCGGGCACCCACCTCTGCCCTGA